GGCGATTGGAACCGCTTTTTGCGGAGTAGACCTTCTATATGATGAAGACGAACAGCCGGTTATTTGCGAAGTGAATGGCAATGCTCAAATTCGAAACATCTATGAATGCACAGGCATTAATGTAGCCGACGCAATGATGGACTATGTTATAGAGCGCCTCTCAAAGAAAGGAAATCAAGCACTATGAATGGATGGCTCATCTATGCAGGACAGGACGCCCGTCGCAACAAGTCTTTCATCGATTGGATGATGGAAGAGGCTACTTGCGCGGGACTCGACCTCACTTTCGTATCGAAAGAAGACTTAACTATAGGCGTAAAGAACGGAAATTCTGTTGTGCTCTTTCAAGGTAAAGACGTTCCTTTGCCATCGTTCGCCATCATAAGAACAATCGATCCAATGCTTACTCTACAATTAGAAGCATGCGGGATAGAAACGTTCAATTCTTCTAGAATTAGTGAAATCTGTAACGATAAAGCGAAAACCCACCAGTATCTGGCCCCTCACTCTATTCCGATGATGGATACGTTCTTTATAAAGGGAGCTGATTTCCCGCCAGCGAATCCTCCACTCCCTTACCCATACATCGTTAAAAGGGTTGATTCAAGAGGAGGGAGA
The nucleotide sequence above comes from Pontibacillus chungwhensis. Encoded proteins:
- a CDS encoding ATP-grasp domain-containing protein, translating into MNGWLIYAGQDARRNKSFIDWMMEEATCAGLDLTFVSKEDLTIGVKNGNSVVLFQGKDVPLPSFAIIRTIDPMLTLQLEACGIETFNSSRISEICNDKAKTHQYLAPHSIPMMDTFFIKGADFPPANPPLPYPYIVKRVDSRGGRDVHWIDSIKRATELADRLKEHNLILQQPAPVLGKDLRVFVVGDEIVAAILRESNSDFKANYTLGGSARLYSLSDEEKNHIHRIMKLFSFGMVGIDFLFDEEGNLLLNEIEDVVGSRTLSAKSSINIVEKYMNHIAHVLKNSV